Proteins encoded by one window of Nicotiana tabacum cultivar K326 chromosome 10, ASM71507v2, whole genome shotgun sequence:
- the LOC107825110 gene encoding uncharacterized protein LOC107825110 — protein MLSLKIFLISTTVLSAAIMLKLSAPAVTDFAVSEVPSIWNGVVSWLKPPYLYLVINCIIITIVASSKLQNKLDENSSPALAAVSPENLTQFHPIKDVRPSTDYYSPVLHDLNGAVLKNQAVEARPMVYEYPTAGVYDAKVEKVPEVFNPYAQVDARVSEKETSFNVNAFVAHGDEVVISKSTRAPVMRQDSLDYSVVSGFSAEKPPASARFSHRKNVKSSPEGGKKTLKVSKPKRQDTLESTWKTITEGRAMPLTRHLRKSDTWETHGGRNNPPQQKMKKCETFKDRNTGNSPLLTGSPGSGKLKKEPSLSQDELNRRVEAFIKKFNEDMRLQRQQSLQQYTEMINRGAH, from the exons ATGTTATCCCTCAAAATTTTCCTGATTTCGACTACCGTTTTATCTGCTGCTATTATGTTAAAGCTCTCTGCTCCAGCTGTCACTGACTTCGCCGTCAGTGAAGTTCCGTCTATTTGGAACGGCGTCGTTTCCTGGCTTAAACCTCCGTACCTATACCTCGTCATCAACTGCATTATCATCACAATTGTTGCCTCTTCCAAGTTGCAGAACAAGCTCGATGAGAACTCATCTCCGGCGCTGGCGGCCGTTTCGCCAGAGAATTTGACCCAGTTTCACCCGATTAAGGATGTAAGGCCGTCCACAGACTACTACTCTCCGGTCCTTCATGACCTGAACGGCGCCGTCTTGAAGAATCAGGCGGTGGAGGCGAGGCCGATGGTTTACGAGTATCCTACTGCTGGTGTTTACGATGCAAAGGTCGAGAAAGTTCCGGAAGTTTTTAATCCGTACGCTCAAGTGGATGCACGTGTATCGGAGAAAGAGACATCGTTCAACGTGAATGCTTTTGTTGCTCACGGAGACGAGGTCGTGATCTCGAAATCCACTCGGGCGCCGGTGATGAGACAGGACTCTTTAGATTATTCCGTTGTTTCAGGATTTTCGGCCGAGAAACCTCCAGCTTCTGCCAGATTTAGTCACCGGAAAAATGTCAAATCCAGTCCCGAAG GTGGAAAGAAGACACTGAAAGTATCAAAGCCTAAACGGCAGGACACGCTGGAGAGTACGTGGAAGACAATAACAGAAGGGCGAGCAATGCCGTTGACGAGGCACTTGAGAAAATCTGACACGTGGGAGACACACGGTGGTCGCAACAACCCACCACAGCAGAAGATGAAGAAATGCGAGACGTTCAAGGATCGTAACACCGGCAACTCGCCGCTGCTGACTGGGTCACCTGGTTCAGGGAAACTCAAGAAAGAACCATCGCTGAGTCAGGACGAGCTCAACAGGCGAGTTGAAGCTTTTATTAAGAAGTTTAATGAGGATATGAGGTTGCAGAGGCAGCAGTCGTTGCAACAGTATACCGAGATGATCAATCGAGGCGCACATTAA